Within Plasmodium coatneyi strain Hackeri chromosome 14, complete sequence, the genomic segment CTCTATTTCTTATAAAGTCAACAACTTCAAGGAGTTCCAACTTTGATTCATCAATTCCGGCTATTTCTTCAAATCGGATTGGCCTAAAATGTGGAGAGGAATTTTTCTGGGACTGATCTTTTATGGAtacctttccattttcaccttttttacttctgtCATTTCCATAGGGTTTTAATGACGCTGAATTGTTGCTTGTGTTAAAATTGGAGTTGTTAAAATTGTCTTtgtaaaataatttatacGTTATTATGGTCATGAAGAATGGCCAAATGGCAAAGCCAAAACATATGCccagaaaaaatatcataaaataattccattttttattcctctttttgttaAAGAAGTTTTCGTAATATTTGTACTTCCTATTATCGttgtttgatttttttgATTTCCTCTCGTTTATTCCTGTTGCCTCTTTGTTCTGTAGCAACGCTGAATTCTCCTCATCGCCGTTTTTGTCTGATCCTGTTGACACGAAGCTTTCATTTTCATGCTTGCCATTCATAATTCTCTTCACCGCGTTTTGGTAATGCTTGAACATTTGTTTGGTCTACGGTTTTAGAAGAGGGAGGAAATCAAACCGCGGGCGATTCGCATAAATATGCAGACATACGCCTACATGCGCGGGTGCTTATCGTGATTGGCTCACAACACGTGTGCATCTACTGTTGCTTCCTTTTGGGAAAATGGGTGCAGGTGAGGGGATACCTTCTCTCCCTAATGTGACAACACGTTACAGAGTGTGACAGTGCCTAGGAAGGGCTAACATGCGTAGTGTGCCCGAACCCGACACGCACTCATCCGCGGCAAAATAAGCCTGTTCGACAATTGCCGCTTTGGCCTATTCAaatttccctatttttttgcGCTTTAAAAGTGGGGCATTACGCTGGCGCGATGCGTATACACAAAAAGTACCTGCACAGTGGGGACGCTCCctgggggaaataaaaaagctgAGGCTCAGAATGATCACTCTTATTCCCATTAAAAAGGAGTAGCCCTGCATTCACGCATACAAGAACGCTGGTACCATTTGGTTATTTACTCCGATGTACGGCTCAGGAGCTTCAAGATTCTTGCCATTATTTTGTGACAATCCGCTTGTGCCGCTTTTGTACCTTTGTGAAAATTGCGCCATACAGAAATATCATGTTTTGTGaaacattatattttttttctcttttcgtTGTGCTGTTCGTCAATCCACTTGGTCgggattttttaaatttaaccCACACTGTGTTATTACCAGTAATTAAGTGTcattctctttcttttttttttttttttttttttttacaccagTGCGCagtatgctatatatatgtaccgtTTCAAGTGAGCAGTTTACCTTCCGCAGAAGCGCCGAATGGGCTTACGTTGCGAGCGCCACCATCTTATGCTGCACTTCAACTGAAGAAGGGACATAAACCTGTGTTAGCCATATGCTAAAGCAGCAGGCTCATTGTATAGTCCTCTAATTATCGCAAAATGTATGACACATTGTACGCTTACCTTTTTATCTGCCCTTGAATTATTCAAATTTGGTGCAACTGTGCCCTAGTAAAGGTTTACgtaaaaaactttttttttcctaattaaCCGCTTCTCCGTAGCACCCGCTGAATTTTTCTGAAGTgggcaattcttttttttgtggaatCCCTCCATTTGTTATGCACAATTGTGTTTTACACGTTGTGAGTAGGGTATCGCGCATCCGCCATTCCCccgtcatttttgcttctacTCAGGGGGGCATAAAACGCGTACAAATGAGACGCTCCTCCCATCAGACGGTGATGCTTCCCAACGTGTAATCTTACTTTCCCACCTTGCATGTAACACGGATCTtagcgtttttttccttttttttggggcaAATCTTTTAAGCAAAATGATTCGGTGGAAGGCTTTCTCTAAAGTGAGGCACTTTTCCGGTCTCACCAAAGTAGTAAATTTGAGAGAGCACCAAGATGAGATAATCAGCTGCATAGAAAAGGTCAAAGTGGTGAACCCACTGGTGCATTGCATTACAAACAGAGTAACAACGGAAAAGGTGGCAAACAGTTTGCTAGCATTTGGTTCTTCTCCAGCCATGATTGACAACCCAAAGGAAGTGGAACAATTTGCACAAATATCCTCCTGTACCTACTTCAACCTAGGTTTGCACACAAGTCAAGTGGATAACGTACAAGTgctggaaaaaatgagacaggaaaaaaagaaggaagactttaCTCTGATAATCGACCCAATAGCCGTAGGGGCAACACAGTACAGGACAGACCTAATCAAAGACATCATTGTTAAGTGCAAGCCAAATGTCATTAAAGGAAATGTAGCTGAAATATATTACCTAGATAAAGGAGAGTTTTTAGGAAAAGGGGTAGATAGCAACAGTACTTCAGCACAAAGTGATATAATTGCTAGTGCAAGGAATGTTGCTTTGAAATATAACTGTGCAGTTGTAGTCACGTCGAAAGCAGATATCATTGTTAGCCCCTGCTCAAAATATGTATCCCAAATTAATTGcgatttaaaaattttgacaaaaATTACCGGCTCGGGGTGTTCAGTTGGTGCACTGTGCGCTGCCGCAACTGCGGTTATTCCTCAGAACCCCTTTATAGCATGCACGGCTGCCACGCTGATTTACAAGTTGGCCGCTTTTAAGGCTTACGAAAAGGAGACAGGCCCAGGTACACTCAGCCATAAAATAATTGACAACATTTACTTTTATTCCAACAACCCGCACTTTATGAATTTTCAAATTGTGGACGTGTATGCGGGGAGCTGATTTGGCCAGCTAATTTGGGAGAACTATTTTTTGGGGAGCTGATCTGCGTCACCCCAACACGTCTTATGCTCCATTCGTGTGGTCCCCTCGGACTTCCCTTTTCCTGACCGCAACTTTGCCCATTATTCATAAGCAACAGAGACAAATAGTCAATTAACAGAttcgataaaaaaaatggtttcAACCAAATGGTTGAGTCATTTCCCCCGctggaacgaaaaaaaagaagactaCAGCGGGGGTGCCAAAGTGGCGTGCAATGTGATGCAAATAAAAGGTGTTCATAAAAAGGGCTAATGGAAGGGCTAAATTGCCTCACTACATTGTGTGTGTAAATGCCTCTCCGGAGGTCACCCAGGCGCAGGCGAATTCTCCAGAATGAAGCTTTTGCGCAACTTGGAGTCCTCCCCCATGAGGGAGAAGATCAAGTTGTTGGCCCGCATGGCGTCGTTAACAGTTACCCTAATCAGCTTGCGTACGCTCGGATCCATGGTGGTGCTCCACAGTTGGTCAGCCATCATCTCCCCGAGTCCCTTAAACCGTTGTATTTCGTACCGTTtggagaaggtaaaaaatgcgTTACCACTCAGGGGGGAAGTGCTAATCGGGGTGTCCGTAGTCTGCGCGGCATTTGTGTTGTCCGTGTTGAGACCCTCCTTCTGCGTCACCCCGTCGGTGCTGTTGTATCGAAAGTTCAAATTGTCCAAACTGGTCAAACCGTTAAGATGGTCGTCACTTGGGATG encodes:
- a CDS encoding Hydroxyethylthiazole kinase, with amino-acid sequence MIRWKAFSKVRHFSGLTKVVNLREHQDEIISCIEKVKVVNPLVHCITNRVTTEKVANSLLAFGSSPAMIDNPKEVEQFAQISSCTYFNLGLHTSQVDNVQVLEKMRQEKKKEDFTLIIDPIAVGATQYRTDLIKDIIVKCKPNVIKGNVAEIYYLDKGEFLGKGVDSNSTSAQSDIIASARNVALKYNCAVVVTSKADIIVSPCSKYVSQINCDLKILTKITGSGCSVGALCAAATAVIPQNPFIACTAATLIYKLAAFKAYEKETGPGTLSHKIIDNIYFYSNNPHFMNFQIVDVYAGS